The Pseudomonas sp. SCB32 DNA window GCCGGCGCGATGAAGTCTTCCTGGCGATAGGGGACTTTCAGGGCCTGCAGCAGGCGCTGGCAGGCCCAGCACTCCCGCTCCCACTTGCGGCCGTTGGAGAGGAAGTCGTTGGCTTGTTCCGCCTGGCGGGTCAGCAGGCGCAGGTAGTCGGACTCATTCATGTCTTCAGCATAGTTGCTGTGCATCGCAGGGGCGTTGCCGAGTCGACGGGGCGGCGTCGGGAGGGACGCCCGGTGTAGACTGTCGCGAGCCATGACACCGAGGTCGCGATGCTGCTGCGCTCCGCCGTTCCCGACGATCACGCCGCCCTCCGCGCCCTGTGGGAGCGCACGCCGGGCATCCAGCTACGCCGTGATGACGACTACGAGCCTTTTGTGGCCTACCTGCGTCGCAACCCCGGCCTGAGCCTGGTACTGGAGAATGGAGGCCGGGTAATCGGCAGCCTGCTGGCCGGTCATGATGGACGCCGGGGCTATCTTCAGCATCTGGTGGTCGACGAAGCGTTCCGTGGGCGAGGACTGGCGCGGGCACTGCTCGAGGAGGCGCTGGCGCGCCTGGCCAGCGAGGGGATCGGCAAATCCCACGTCTTCGTGCTCAGGGACGCTCCTCGGGCCCTCGCATTCTGGGAGGCCCAGGAAGGCTGGGGGCGGC harbors:
- a CDS encoding GNAT family N-acetyltransferase — translated: MLLRSAVPDDHAALRALWERTPGIQLRRDDDYEPFVAYLRRNPGLSLVLENGGRVIGSLLAGHDGRRGYLQHLVVDEAFRGRGLARALLEEALARLASEGIGKSHVFVLRDAPRALAFWEAQEGWGRREDLQVFSVGG